The Panulirus ornatus isolate Po-2019 chromosome 8, ASM3632096v1, whole genome shotgun sequence genome includes the window tcagcttctcccaaaacatttgcctatcatgatctttcttctcatgaccaggtgcacacatccactttcagttttacccacaacaatctagaacttactttcttacactctatcacatactcccacaactcctgcttcaggagtattgctactccttccttagctcttgtcctctcatcaacccctaactttacttccCAAGATGTCTATGGACATCCCCCACTGTTTAGAAATCAATTCAGCCCAAATTTGTAAATAATAGAAGTGATGACTCTACCAAATTCGATacaaaaggaggaaagaaaaaatccTGACATTACCATAAGGTCTCAAAAAGAAATTTGCAAAAGCAAGAGACTGGTAAGAGAGTTCAGGTCTTCTGCATTAGCATGCACATGTTGTGAGCAATTCAGAACCCACTTAAAACCTGAGTTAAGAATTAATTAAATGATTTACGTAATGACGTTCAGTCTGAACTATGACAAAGGCTGTGACACAAACTAAAGCTCATGAAGTACAACCAAATTTACATGCAGTTACTTAACATGGCTTTGGATGAGACTGAAGATGTGTAATCTCACCAGGTTTCATCAAAATCCAAAATGATTTAGCAATGTTAATAAGAGAAAAACTTTGTCCAGGATTGAGAGTAAATACAAAATAAAGGAATAACAAACAGaacaatatctttctttcatatgtcTGCTATATTCCCATGAGTAAGGTAGCAAAAAGAACAGATGAAGGGAACTTAGTTGAAAAAATtgttgcttggctccttcctctattccctcttttggagagTAATACTGTTGCCTGTTGCTCTTTACAACACATAGGAGATACATGAGCagcattctctctcccctatccccagtgataaaggaaaaatatatattcccccATGTGCAAGGGTATAAAAGTATTGTATTTTTCCCCTCATTATCCTTGGTGTCTCATTTCTACATCAGATGGCTTCTGACTAGCTGTGAGGATCCATTAATTTGGTTAACACTGGGGTTTACCTCAAACAGTTGACTGAACAGTTATAGAGAAAGCATGTCAATGGCAACTTGTGAAGCCATGCAATAACTAATAGTGATACCATTACAACACACCTGATATAATGTGGTGAGTACATTTCATAATCCAAATATCTGAAGGGTAGTACATTCAAAAAACACCTAAGGAAGTGCAAACATACCTGGGGAATCTCAAACTCATAGAAAATATATTGCTCTTGACTAGAGACTGGGAATGTTGATGGGTTGAACAGTGTCTCTGGCTCTACCTCAGTGCTGTCCTTACCACTATCCAAGGATTTCTGCAACAGAATGTATCTATAATCCACATACTGTTATCAATATCCTCAAGAAAATACTGTAAAGGGTGTTTTAGAAGTCTGATATGAAAGGGAGAATTAGCTAATCACCTTTATCTCAACAAATGTTCATATTACATGCCATGATGAACTTTCGTCAACAGTGAATCATATCTGATTCAGTACTTCTAATACACTATATTATactttatgatcattatctaatCTAATACAATAATTCAGTAAACTACAGAAATACACATTAGTATGAGCTTAACATTCAAATCATAGCAGGCACAGAGATTTTCAGTGAATCACCCATTTCAAGAGTTTCCTTTTCCATTTATGGTATATGGCTTGAAAGTAGATGAACACAACTGCTGCCAAAATGTCCTTACACTTTCAAATACAACATCACAATAAGTTTGAAAAATCGGCCAGAAATCATGTATCCAGACTCTTTTTCATAAGCCTTACATATTTTCAAGTACACACATATTTCTGGGGGCCATGAACTTTAAAAACAGACTGATATCACTTAAGACTATTTTCTTTCATAAGAAAAAATCATCCTCCACATCCATGCATTGCAAATCTTGACCAGTTATTTCATAAGTCTAAATATCTGACAGATACTTTAAGTACTACCTAATGATAACATGGAGACTATCACTATAAAtgtattcatctatatatctatcaacaGTTTAATAAAGAATGAAGTTTGTGAGATGCATTTATGTACTTTAAAGAGCTAACTAAAGATATCTTAAATACACCATATAATGGTTCTAGAGGTCTCCTGCCCCTATAACTCAGTCTGATCCTTATAATGATTATGGAGGTCTCCTGCTCTCACAGCTCAGTCTGAGATAAAGTGGTTGCATACTCCTTCACTGAGTCAGGTAAATGTTTAAGGCCATGGCCTAAAGGCCTTACATAACCACCACATCCAAGATAGCCCTATACACTTTGTGGATGCTCATCCAGACCTTTGGTACATTTGTCTACCGAACAGCTCACAATGTTCCTTATGACTTTAGGTAAGTACCAGATAATTCTGGGCCTTGGATGTTTGCAGTGTTTTTTCTAGTCTTCCACACTTGGGCCCAAATTCTGAAAGTTGGGATCCAAGATGATCATGATTTTTCAAgtgtaaacaaaaaatatatctcaCATCTGCATTCTTATGAGTACAGCCTCAATATGTAATCATTCCCAGTAGTTCAGGTTTTTATCAATCAAAATGGGCTATAAACAGGCTTTTCACACTCTATCTCTGCAATTCTGCCTGCCCTAAAAGGTGGTACTAGAAAATCATTATTGTATTTGAGGAGTGTAATCTTTAAAAGCATCATCACTGACTTTAGCACTTATTTTAAAGGTCTGAATAATATAGAATGCCACTGTTTTTAAAGAGCAACTGTTGCTTTGTTACACTCACTAAAGGTTTCGTTAATGAACAGTTTTCATGTGAGGTATTTCAGTGCTGTTATGAAACATGGCAATTTTCATTTCTGTCCAGTAATTTTTTTCTTACCACAAAGGGGAAGTTGAAACTTTTCATAATCAAGAGCATATCATCAACAGAGGCCTAACTGAAGACTTGATTTATGTTTATCTATAGTCTTTCAGATTCGTCAACTGATGAGATTTTAATAACTGTTCTAGTTTCatttgcaaaggatgatatgaaactgaggTTTCTGTTTACATCAATATCAGATATCAGGGTGAGAAATAGGagaggtgcaagtacagttcctatGAGAACCAAACTTATTACCTTGGAGGCAATAAAGACTATATGATTCATAACAATGAGTTCAGTTAGTTAAGATGTAGTATGCTTATTCTCCTACTTGATCAATCATTCCCATTTTATGACATTTGTGTCCTAAGACACCATGGTTACATCTGTCAAAGAATTTAGCAAAGTCCGTGTATATTGAATTGGCATTCTGTTTGTTCTCTAGCTTTTGGGACACTACCccagaaaaaaagtttttctttcttcaaaacaacacagaggtggaggaaaagagaaatttttttttaactaaacgAAAAGATGACTACAGTCATGCCCAAAGGTTAAACTGTAGTATGTTAAATCAAGGCACATAACATGTTGAAACTGCAACTTTGTATTAATCTGAATGGAATAACCAAATCTAAATCTATAAGTGATTTTTCTTGCAGATAATCCTGCAAATATGGTCATTCTTTATACTGTACAGGatgatgtatttatatttatttatttcatatttattttgctttgtcgctgtctcccacgttagcgaggtagcgcaaggaaacagacaaaagaatggcccaacccgcccacatacacatgtatatacatacacgtccacacacgcaaatatacatacctatacatctcaatgtacacatatatatacacacacagacatatacatatatacacatgtacataattcatactgtctgcctttatttgttcccatcgccacctcaccacacatggaataacaaccccctcccccctcacgtgtgccaggtagcgttaggaaaagacaacaaaggccccattcattcacactcagtctctagctgtcatgtaataatgcaccgaaaccacagctccctttccacatccaggccccacagaactttccatggtttaccccagacacttcacatgccctggttcaatccactgacagcatgtcgaccccggtataccacatcgttccaattcactctattccttgcacgcctttcaacctcctgcatgttcaggccccgatcactcaaaatctttttcactccatcctgtaccatcataaaacattctacCAGGGTTACGGTTTAACACGTTTCAAATTCAGCATGCAAGAGAGGTATGTAAAGCTACCCCTTGATGAAAACGAGTACCAGAGAAACATTAGATGGATAGAacagcatgtaaggacagggataagtggaaactcttttgatATTGGTtacccccttgatgggaattcctgaAGCAAACAGATGTCAGAGATAGTGGTGATTAGACAAACATAGAAATTCAATTTACTAGAATGGTATAACTGATCAAACAACCACTGTACAGTTACAAAATACATCAGCACAAAAACTACTTTCATCTTAATAAGATTTACATCCTGCGACTTGAGAATAGCAATAATAGAAATGCAAGCTCACCAAGCTCAAGGAGTCAGAATTGACATTATCCTGCTCAGCAGCAGGATCATCATCAAGATCTGCTGCTGCAGAATCCCCTTGGTTATCTTGAAACTGTTCCCTTCTGAAAGTACCTTTGTCACTTACTCCAGCTTTCTTGACTCTGTTGCTATCTTCTCTCACATTACTAATTCCAGCATCACTGTTTTCTTTCTGCTTGTGGATAGAAGTGATGTTACTTTCTTTTGGGTTAACAATATCTGTGCTGCTAATTTCCTTCAAACTACCAACTCCTGCACTGTTCTCTTTTGTCAAACTAATGCCTATGCTATCTCTTTCTCTCAGCTTACTGCCTTCTTTGCTACAAGTTCCTTTCAATTTTGAAGTTTCTGTGCTACTTCCCATCATCATTTTTGTGCTAGCACTACATTCTTCTCCCAACCCACTAGTTTCTATACTGCTGCCTTCTCTCGATATACTAATTTCCAAATCTACATTTGGAGTTTTATTTGCCGTTTcaatttcttcatcttctttagaTGTTTTCTGCTGCTGTTCTGTAAAACCGTTATTGCTGCTAGAGGTTACTCCCTCCTTGACCAAGCAGTCTGATGCACTtccatcttctttcttctgtggtGCTGAATTCTTTTGACAGTCTTCCATTTTAGTTTTCATTGCTTTTATACATTTATCTTTAGATGTTGCCAGAGACTGGGTGCATAATTTTTCTGATTCCTGGTCCTCATTTAAACTGGTCGAGAGAGCAGGCTGTTCTTCAGAGGCCAAGCTGGGCAGAACAACAGACTGTTCTCTCTGGGCCAAAACAGAAGAAACAGTAATCTGTTTTTCTTTGTCAGAACTGGATAAAACATCTAACTGCTCTTCCTGGTCAAAGGTACATGAGATAGAAGATTTATTTTCTTGGTCCATCTTGAGTGATACAGCAGTCTGTTTTTTTCCAGACAAGCTTGTTAAAGGAACATTCCTTTCTTTCTTATTCAAGTAAGTAGATCCACCTTCTTTGGCTAACCTGAGAGATTCCTCCTGGGCTTCCTGGTCTTCGCTAACAGCTTCTTCAGCATGAGCTGAAGTGAATGAAAGTACTAGCTCTTCTTGGTCCACGCTGGATGAGAGATGAGGATGCTCTTCAAGGCCATTGCTGGATGAGCACGAATCAAGTTCTTCTAAGACAATGTTGGACAACAAAGAAGATTGCTCTTCTTGGCTGACATTAGATGAAATGGTAAGTTGTTCCACCTGGTCTATGTTGGATGAGTGAGTTAATCGATCTTCTTGGTCCAATATAGGCGTAGATTTTTCTTTAGGAATTAAGTTAAGCGAAAGTGGTGACTGTTCTTGATCTGAAGAGAATGACAGTGTTGACTGGTTCTCACTGCCCAACGTACTTAACACAGCATTTCTTTCTGTTGTAGCCATGGAGGATGAAAGATTACAGCATTCTTTCTCATCAAAACTGGATGGAGACAATTGTTGTTCAAGGAGCACTGTGGATGAAATAGTTGAAGGTTCTTCCAGGCTAAATAAAATAGTAGATTGTTCTCCTATGTCCCTGCTGGATGAAAGTGCAGATCCTTCTTCCTGGGATATAATGGGTAAAGACTTTTTATCAATACATGAAGAATGAGGAGAATGTTCATCATGGTCCAAATTCCATGCAGGAGCAATATCTTTTTCTACTTCTATGTTATGTGAGAGAGTAACACACTCTTCCTGACCCATATCACATGAAAGAGCAATTTCTTCTTTTGCAAGAAAATTAGTCAGTTGTTCTTCCTGCTCTAAATTAGGTGACATAATAGACTGTTTTGCATCATCCATGCTGAATGACAGTGTAGATTGCTTTTCATGTTCTaagcaggaagaaagaaaagactctTCTTCCTTGCATACCACAAGTGATTCATCTGATTTTTCATCTTCAACTAAGATGGATGAACGTAATGAATTTATCTGGGCTACATCAGATGAATCTGAATATTCTCTGTTCAGATCTAAACTGGTATGTGTAACAGGGTCTTGGTTCCTGTCTTTGGAGGATGAAATAGGAGACTCTTCTTCCAAGACAAAGCCACATGACTCAGTCAGTACTCCATCCTTTCCCAagctgggtaaaactgaaggttctTTTCCTTGTGGCTTCAAAGAGGTACCTAATTCATGTTCCTGTTCTGTGTCAAACATGCCATTAGATTCATTCATACATAAGGTGGATAAAACAGACTTTTCTAATGAAACACTGCTAACATTTGAGCTTCTCATAGGctctttttcttcctcaattACCACAGCCATGGTGTGATAGTCATTTTCAAGACATGAATACTGagaagcttctttctcctgttgtATGATTAATGAGGAAGATTCTGCATCCTCAGTTGTTTCAAAAGTTGTGCAAGTCACTTCCATTCCTAATGGAACTGGCTTGGCACTCAACATGTCAGAAACTGTACTACTGCAAATGACATTTTCTTCACCATTCATGCTTACTAAACTGTTTTCAATTTCTTTCAAATTCTCAGCAACAGAGACTGATTCTGCTGATACAACAGAAATGCactccatcccattttctttattttccaagaAGTGACCATCTCTGCCTTTTTTTATGTTTACCAAGTCTTCATTTTTGCCATCTGTATAGTTTCTCTCAAAATCATCTAGCAAACCTGCTACAGAAACAAATTTGTCAGACGAATATATACTGGATTCAGCAGTCTTTAGATGCTGTCCAGAAGTGTCGGAAGTGGACTGTTCAACTTCCACGGTGGTAACAGGTTCTTCACATATTTCAGTATTTTGCTTGACCTGATAATTTCCCTCCCTTTCATTACTATGGTCACTCACATGACCCTCCAAAATTTCTTCAGAGCTTTTCCCATCAACTGGTACATGTCCATTAAAGTTTACATATGGACAGCTTTTGACACTTGTATCATCATTGCATATGGTACTACTTTTATCTGAAAGACTAGCATTCACATCAGTTTTGTTTGGGTTGATAATTTCTGAACTGGTACCGGCATTATCTTCTTTCCCTGGGTCTGGATGCCGTTTTCTCGACcgcaagagtatatatatgagagcactTGCGCCAGTTACAGCCACAGCAGCTCCAAATGCGACCTTCATCCCTGAGAAAAAGAAGAGCATAATTAGATATCACATGCTTTCAATATCCCCTTCATTATATCTCTATTCAAATTATGCATTTTCTTCTTATAGCAACTAAAACTTGCCCATATCATGACATCTAAGTTGATTAGTCATCTCCAAAATATACAAAATACCAAAAACTACATAACATCCAGCCCAGACCacatctccaccctccacctttaACATCTATGACCCACAGCTGTATATTCCCTCAGATATATCTTCAGCTACTCATGGACCCACAGCAAAATATCTCTAATCTATAAAATAGCTAtcaacaaccccatcctaaaaCTCAACAAAACTCCATAGCCCAACATCATGCAAAGTCCTTGAAAAACTCATCCTACATGAAGTCACCCTACACATCCCAGTAACATCCTCCCAGCACACCTCCTGTCTCCCTAACTAATAACCAATGAtttcagataaaaaaaataaatcccttTTGCATAATAATCACTAGTCCACATGGGACAAgggcaaagttttcactactgaTCCCCACCGTGTGCCTTTAAGAGCTAAGATCCTTGACATCATAAATGTACAACAACAAAAGTAAAGATACTAAATATGGATGGCTCATTTCCTACCTGCCTGCTGAGCCCAAGTCAAAGACAACATTTCATCTATCATCAAGAGATTCTCAAATGGAGTCCCCTTGGATCTCTTCTTAACCCCAGCTTATCTTTTTAACCTCAACCATTTACACCTGTTCCACTATATCAATCCACCTTCATCCCCAAACTCTAACCTTTTGCTATATACACTTGACTTATCTACAGCCTCAGAGTAACTCCAAACtcagaaatgcaaaaaaaaaatcagaaatacaCCTAAACCAAGAAACAATAACTGATTTACCTGTAACTGAATGAGAtcatcaccatctgtaccatccACACTTCTCATAAAATATCACATGACAGGACGATCAACTGTATCATCCACAATTCTTCTCAAATCAAATATGAAATCAATGCTCTCCCACACATTGCACTATTCATGTAGCCATTACTTATCAGTAAATACCTACACCAAGTCATTTACACACATGAGTACGAACAACATTGACATCAAACTTTACAGAACTGGAAACATGGTTGAATGGTTGATGACACAAATACTAAAGACGTACTTGTGTGGTTTGCCTTTCCCTACTCTCATTTAAACTGGAAAGCgtgtgttttatgtgtatgtAGAGATATGTTATGTCTCAGTTAGCTAAGATTAGTACCAGCAAGAAACCTTAGAGTACCTCTTTCAATACTGTAAACATACGTTTGGCTGACACAGTTGATTTAGTACTAAACCCGTAATATTTTGCCTTTTCCACCCTCATCTATATCAAAAGGTAAGTCTTTGCATATGATGTCTTATGCATCAAATAACAATGACAAGTACATGGGAAAAATCCAAAGGCGTCAGAGGATACAGATACGGAAGTGTGTCAACAAACGAGCAATCAGCCAATCAAGATCTTAGCCTCGCTGATGCACCAACTTTATCTCTGTAAAGCAATTCATAGTTATTACACCtgaattttttttcaacttctcTGGACATttcctagtaaaaaaaaaagagaaaagttttgCATTTTTTGATAACCCCCAGTCTTGGGAACCCACCTAGATTTCTAGAAAGTCCTTTTAGAGACAATATCGTATATCAAGAATACTGACCTCCTCCACTATTCATTAGAGATGCAGTCCTAGAATAAGTGTCTTTCGGCAAATTCATTCAAAACCAAGAAAAGTTGCCATGGTAAAATGGGGATTCATTTCAGACACCTTCTGTGAACCCAGTATTTCTAACTatggacattaaaaaaaaataagatatcaaAAATTCATGCATCAAAGGCATATAAAATATTAAGTACATAGAAAATTTTTAGCAAGAAGAATACATGATGTAACATATACCACAGGTTAGCATGAGCACCTTTAATATTTTCCTAAcccaagaaaaagatatatatcatctgacctgaccttacatatgaggtcaggtcaaaggtcatgtgttTAGGCACATGTGTAGAACCTTGCTCCTTAAGGAGTGGTAGATCAACCAAGGAGGCATGGTCTTCTTTTACTTTTGTTTAAAGGAGGTGCCAtgttcttcatttactttcatttacAGTATGTAACTCTTTGTAGTGTCATTCTCCTTGTAAAGGTCTTGAAAAAATCATATTTTGAAAACTGGCAAACTTTACTCCCTGAGACAGTATCCCGAGAGCATGAGAACTATTCCCTTTGAGTACATGTATGGGTTAAATTTCTCCCAATCCTTATGATTCCAGTATGGAAGCACCACCATTCACTCCACCTTTCTAAACAAACCTTAGGAATTCCCTCTTGTACACATAGTAAAACACAAAAGACGGAAGCATATACAAGAAGGAATTGTGGTGTACTGAATACCATACGGAGTATGTTACAGGAAATGCATGGGAAAGACAAGAGGCATTAAAACAGGTATGAAAACAGGTTCAAGAGAACATAGGAATGACATTAGAAACCATGAAATGACCAACGCAATATTGGTACATGTAGAACAAGCAGGACATCTCCTCAGATGTGAAGAGGCACAAATTACCTGCAATGACTTGGAATGTGGAGGAAGGCAAAGAAAGCAGTCTACATTCTACAAAAGGATAACATCAACAAAGTAGTATGGAGTTACAGGAGGGTTACAATGTCCTCAAACAGTGGGTGGAGCATGGTCAAAAATGAGTGAGTATGCAGGAGGATCTGACCGATCAGGAATCAAGTCACACAGACCAGGGACCTCATTCAACGGCACTGAACATAACCATGTGAGAGTCAATACTGCATTATGTTCTCCTAAGGAAGACAGCTGTTAAAATGTTGATAATTAAATCCTAATTAGCAACTTTTGTCTCAGTGCCACATTAATACATGGGGTAATTATGCTGCTCTCTCTTTATTCAGGCCCTACCTCAATCAAACAGCAACACCCACCAAGATGATGTCATCAAGCCATTCACCCAAACCCACTTAGAGCTCACAATTCACATACTGCAGAAACCACCCCAAGGCGGTCGTCACAAAAAGGACAGAGAAAAGGTTTCCTCAAAAAAGGGAGAAGCCAGGAAATGACATGACCATCAGAGAAAAACTGCTTGCAAGACATCACCTCAGAGGGATAatgtttttcaatttctaaatctACACTTTTCTCAACTGCAATGTGTTGCACATGCATGAGCACATACCTACAGGATAGAAGGTTTAGCATCATGGAGCTAGCTTTGATATATGCTTAATTATTTCTAATAATCATGAATATATTGCAAGTGGTGAAGCGTGCACTGGAAAATTCTTACAAGAATAAAACATGCGACTTTGATGTATCGGGGTAATCATAGAGTAAAAttatgtaaaagagagaaaatacttGTAAATATCAACAGAACTACTGAAAACTGCACATAACTTCCCATAGCAGCAAGAAACTTTTCCTTACTTCCACTGCCACCAGAAATTTACCACATTTTCAAggtcatatgaaaaaatataattgtTACAGTCTACTGCATGCATTCAGCTGAAGGCCATTCTGGGCACTGTGTGCATCACAGCAAACACAAAAATTGCCAGTGACTGATGATATCATAAAGAGCCCTTACAGCAAGagcctggaggaaaaaaaatgccccTGTTATATTTTgatcaaaaaatttaaaaagtaaAGTAAATGTCAGCTGCTAAAGGAAGTATTTCTCCTATTTCTACATTATGTGAACTCAAGTTTTCCATGAACTTCACAGTCCTCCCCACTATCACCTCATCTAGAACCTAAGAATTAAA containing:
- the LOC139749923 gene encoding uncharacterized protein gives rise to the protein MKVAFGAAVAVTGASALIYILLRSRKRHPDPGKEDNAGTSSEIINPNKTDVNASLSDKSSTICNDDTSVKSCPYVNFNGHVPVDGKSSEEILEGHVSDHSNEREGNYQVKQNTEICEEPVTTVEVEQSTSDTSGQHLKTAESSIYSSDKFVSVAGLLDDFERNYTDGKNEDLVNIKKGRDGHFLENKENGMECISVVSAESVSVAENLKEIENSLVSMNGEENVICSSTVSDMLSAKPVPLGMEVTCTTFETTEDAESSSLIIQQEKEASQYSCLENDYHTMAVVIEEEKEPMRSSNVSSVSLEKSVLSTLCMNESNGMFDTEQEHELGTSLKPQGKEPSVLPSLGKDGVLTESCGFVLEEESPISSSKDRNQDPVTHTSLDLNREYSDSSDVAQINSLRSSILVEDEKSDESLVVCKEEESFLSSCLEHEKQSTLSFSMDDAKQSIMSPNLEQEEQLTNFLAKEEIALSCDMGQEECVTLSHNIEVEKDIAPAWNLDHDEHSPHSSCIDKKSLPIISQEEGSALSSSRDIGEQSTILFSLEEPSTISSTVLLEQQLSPSSFDEKECCNLSSSMATTERNAVLSTLGSENQSTLSFSSDQEQSPLSLNLIPKEKSTPILDQEDRLTHSSNIDQVEQLTISSNVSQEEQSSLLSNIVLEELDSCSSSNGLEEHPHLSSSVDQEELVLSFTSAHAEEAVSEDQEAQEESLRLAKEGGSTYLNKKERNVPLTSLSGKKQTAVSLKMDQENKSSISCTFDQEEQLDVLSSSDKEKQITVSSVLAQREQSVVLPSLASEEQPALSTSLNEDQESEKLCTQSLATSKDKCIKAMKTKMEDCQKNSAPQKKEDGSASDCLVKEGVTSSSNNGFTEQQQKTSKEDEEIETANKTPNVDLEISISREGSSIETSGLGEECSASTKMMMGSSTETSKLKGTCSKEGSKLRERDSIGISLTKENSAGVGSLKEISSTDIVNPKESNITSIHKQKENSDAGISNVREDSNRVKKAGVSDKGTFRREQFQDNQGDSAAADLDDDPAAEQDNVNSDSLSLKSLDSGKDSTEVEPETLFNPSTFPVSSQEQYIFYEFEIPQTLVGRLIGRKGAFVNRIKATTEATVIVYPHENVRLKLCSVEGTKQQVIAALNMIREHFPQSRYADLTLAQVFTQQSLLTQTRPTLNTQAMQIELTAGVVVEVRVSAVVTAGELWVQQPLHPSYSALHRLQSCMNLNYGDGSNTPPLPSPIQDGIVCVAQIKKHWLRCQLQSTEDDVSSVVLLDVGGTVSVATSLLRQIRYDYMTLPFQATQCFLHGVQPAKGDVWDDASTAVMEEFVSDTILFATVVSYTEDGVPLVNIYRRDQDEYVHLNEKLVRLGHARWLSPQPAS